Genomic DNA from Myxosarcina sp. GI1:
CTCTAGATTGAGAATATTAATTCAAAGCTTAGTTGAATTAATAGCGAAATTATTCGAGTTACAAGTAATTGCTAACCACTAAAGTGATTACTCCCAGACAGGGAGAATCTTACTATGCCCAAGAAAACTATTATTCGGCAGAAGAATCTGTCGCCAATTCTCAGTGGATGGGTAAGGGTGCGGTCAAACTCGGTCTGAAAGGTAAGATAAAACCCCAGAAGTTTAAGCAGTTACTCTATGGCAAACTGCCCGATGGAACTCGCTTTAGAACCAGAAAGACAGAAAGAGCAGGCTACAAAGAAAGAGCGGCACTCGACTGTACTTTTTCCGCACCCAAGAGCGTCAGTATCCTAGCGTTAGTAGTGGGGAGAAAAGAGCTAGAAAAAGCTCACAAACAAGCTGTCTCAGAAACTCTGGAAATTATCGAGAAAGATTACGCTACTACTAGAGTTAGTAAAAACGGACGGGTAACGGTAGTCAATACTAATAATCTAGTAGTCGGACAATTCCATCACGATACCAGTAGAGAATTAGACCCCCACCTACATACTCACTGCGTCATCATCAACATGAGCCAATATAACAACAGGTGGTATAGCTTTCGTAACGATGATGTTTTCGCCCACAGAAAACTGTTAGGGACAATCTATCAAAATCAGCTAGCTCTTGCCGTACAAAAGCTCGGTTATGAAATCGAACCCTTAGAACACGGTCAGTTTGAGATTAAGGGTTTTAGCGAGGAACAGCTACAGTCTCTATCGAAGCGGAGACAGCAGATAAAGTCGCAGCTAAAGGAAGAATCTACTTGGAAAGAAAGGGAGCGGGTTTGGGATAGAACCCGCAAGCGCAAAGGAGAAGGCATTCCCAGAGAAGAACTACGGGACTATTGGCGTAAAGAACTAGCAGATGTCACCTATCCCCAACCCCATCGAGGTAAGGGAAAAAGCCGCTCCCAACAACCGAATTTAGAACTTCTAGATCGAGCAGTTAGTGATGCTATCGAACACTGCGCGGAACGAAGCGTCGCCTTTAAGCCCCAAGCCATCCAGCAGTTCGTCTTTTCCGAGGTAGGCAAATACCAATACCGAGAATTAGAAACAGCGATCGCCACCAATAACGAACTGATTCATTTAGATAAACAAGTAACCACCCAAACCGCTTTACTTAGAGAGCTTGCCACCATCAAGCTGGTTAAAGAAGGGCAGAATCGGGTAGGAGCGATCGCTACCCCCGAAGCGGTAGTTCGCTCTACAGCAGGTTTGACGGAGGGACAGAAAAACGCCGTTACCCTAGCTGCTACTACCCAAGACCGCTTTATCGCCTGGCAGGGTAAGGCAGGTGTGGGTAAAACCTATGCCCTCAATGAATTTAAAAAACTTGCCGAAGCCAAAGGGTATACGGTTAAGGGCTTTGCCCCTTCAGCTAAAGCCGCCCAGGTGCTATCGGCAGAAATGGGCATCGAAACTACTACCGTCGCTCGTAAGCTGGTTTCTCAATCTCTTGCAGCAGAACAGTCGCAACAGCAAATTTGGATTGTCGATGAGGCAGGGTTATTAGGTGCGAAAACTGCTCTAGAGCTATTACAACAAGCAGCTAAAGAAAACGCCAGAATATTACTGGTAGGCGATACCAGACAGCTATCTTCGGTAGAAGCTGGCAATCCCTTTAGATCGTTACAGCAGGCGGGAATAGCTACCGCCTATCTAAATCAATCCCTACGACAGCGAACCAAAGATTTAAAACAGGCTGTGGATTTACTTTCAGAGGGACGAGTTACCCAAGGTATCGAGATCTTAGATGCCCACCAACGCCTGTTAGAAATTCCAGAGGCAGCAACTAGAGCCAGCCGTATCGCACGGGACTATCTAAACCTGAGTTTAAAAGAACGCCAACAGACCCTCATCATTGCTGGAACTCACCAGGAGCGAGAAGCGATTGTAGACTGCATTCGTCAGGGACTCAAGCAGGAAGGAAGTCTGAGTAGAGAAGTTACTGTTGAACGACTTAAATCTAAAAACTTAACCGAAATCCAAAAGCAGTACGCTCACTATTACCAAGCTGGTGATGTAGTTATTCCCTTTAGTAACTATAAAAGATGGGGACTGGAGAAAAACCAACAGTATCGAGTTGGGTTAGTAGAAAAAGACAGTCTGGTACTGGTAGACAAAAAAGGTAAAGAACAAAGAGTATCCCCCACTTGGTTTAAGCATAAAGAAGTCTATCGTGTCGAAGCTACCGAGATTGCCGTAGGCGATCGCCTGCGGTGGGGTAAAAATGACCGTCAGCTAAATCGCATCAACGGCGCGGAGTTTGTCGTTACCAGCATTGACGGTAACACCGCCACGATTCAAAGCGAAACGGGCAAGCAAGAACGAATAAATTTAGAAATCTCCCAACATTTAGAACGTGCCTTGGTTAGCACTACCTATAGCAGTCAGGGAGCGACCGCCGACAGGGTGTTAGTCAGTCTTACCGACGATTTAACCTCAAATTTAGAAAGCTTTTACGTTGCTGCTTCGCGGGCTAAGTACGATCTCCAGCTTTATGTAGAAAATCGCGCCCGATTTATCGAGAAAGCTAACACTAGTAAAGCGCAACTCAATCCCCTCGAACTGATTGGGGAGCATCGGCGACGGGGAGTTACAGAATCGTCTCTAGAAACAGCTACTCCCGAACCAGATTTAAACCAAACATCAGAAGTAAATTATGAGCGAAAATCTAACCCTGAAAGAAATTCTTCAAGATGCCCTCAGCCCAGTCGAACAACGCCTGGAAATTATGGAGTCGAACCAGAACGAATTGAAAGGTTTGCTGACTTCGTTAATCGATTCGCTGACGAAGCCCAAGTCGAGCGGCTTGAAGGAAGTTTTAGAGAGCTTAAACGAAACCTTAATAAGCGTATCTTGTCAACTGAGAGAGCAGCAAACCTTAGAGACTCAATTAAACGACTCGATAGAACGCTTGCAGCATACCATCGAGAGCGACAGTGGCAAGGAAAATTAGCTTCCGTTAGAGATTC
This window encodes:
- the mobF gene encoding MobF family relaxase produces the protein MLTTKVITPRQGESYYAQENYYSAEESVANSQWMGKGAVKLGLKGKIKPQKFKQLLYGKLPDGTRFRTRKTERAGYKERAALDCTFSAPKSVSILALVVGRKELEKAHKQAVSETLEIIEKDYATTRVSKNGRVTVVNTNNLVVGQFHHDTSRELDPHLHTHCVIINMSQYNNRWYSFRNDDVFAHRKLLGTIYQNQLALAVQKLGYEIEPLEHGQFEIKGFSEEQLQSLSKRRQQIKSQLKEESTWKERERVWDRTRKRKGEGIPREELRDYWRKELADVTYPQPHRGKGKSRSQQPNLELLDRAVSDAIEHCAERSVAFKPQAIQQFVFSEVGKYQYRELETAIATNNELIHLDKQVTTQTALLRELATIKLVKEGQNRVGAIATPEAVVRSTAGLTEGQKNAVTLAATTQDRFIAWQGKAGVGKTYALNEFKKLAEAKGYTVKGFAPSAKAAQVLSAEMGIETTTVARKLVSQSLAAEQSQQQIWIVDEAGLLGAKTALELLQQAAKENARILLVGDTRQLSSVEAGNPFRSLQQAGIATAYLNQSLRQRTKDLKQAVDLLSEGRVTQGIEILDAHQRLLEIPEAATRASRIARDYLNLSLKERQQTLIIAGTHQEREAIVDCIRQGLKQEGSLSREVTVERLKSKNLTEIQKQYAHYYQAGDVVIPFSNYKRWGLEKNQQYRVGLVEKDSLVLVDKKGKEQRVSPTWFKHKEVYRVEATEIAVGDRLRWGKNDRQLNRINGAEFVVTSIDGNTATIQSETGKQERINLEISQHLERALVSTTYSSQGATADRVLVSLTDDLTSNLESFYVAASRAKYDLQLYVENRARFIEKANTSKAQLNPLELIGEHRRRGVTESSLETATPEPDLNQTSEVNYERKSNPERNSSRCPQPSRTTPGNYGVEPERIERFADFVNRFADEAQVERLEGSFRELKRNLNKRILSTERAANLRDSIKRLDRTLAAYHRERQWQGKLASVRDS